Proteins encoded by one window of Sphaerodactylus townsendi isolate TG3544 linkage group LG04, MPM_Stown_v2.3, whole genome shotgun sequence:
- the NOXO1 gene encoding NADPH oxidase organizer 1, translated as MSANRFPMEVKGLGLLKHGNQKIYMLSVSWSDHNNILIYRTFEEFKKLHKELKKKFPIESGLLKKSDRTIPKFQAAHLRLRKDRNLGRSMGRLRLLEVYCTEVLKAKAKISQGEDVTRFFEAQSRDLDPSFPENSIIILPSEMGERKEETPKTSNPTITQPVISQSYRCIEAFETKDTKNRPFQVSKGEMLEVLMKDGTGWWLVENDKKQIAWFPAPYLEETEQTSIAREANEEELLYYITRSYKAKNQDEHSVNIGVVVEVLEKSDNGWWLVWYNGSAGYIPSMFLRPYKNPHSKFLTLASSSLCISTPNLSEVTTLSRRKTSDQQKGSHLDATQSHLTNDMEGGEDSPLSRMRSRSLSGAAATAGAAASAFDRDNLSDSSGNVSEQGLYWSQKTEAQSLGNIPRPAAGAQDRPLLDSKQRSDSGFGEDPFVCADNSLCSDSECVPDGPRVPPRPSAQEILQKCSTVTRRAMQGARPRPTLPACSQSHQ; from the exons ATGAGCGCTAACAGATTTCCCATGGAGGTGAAAGGACTCGGTTTGCTGAAGCATGGAAATCAAAAG ATCTATATGCTCTCTGTGTCCTGGTCAGATCACAATAATATCCTCATCTACAGGACATTCGAAGAGTTTAAGAAACTCCAC AAAGAACTGAAGAAAAAATTCCCCATCGAAAGCGGCCTCCTGAAAAAATCTGACCGCACCATCCCAAAGTTTCAAG CTGCACATTTGAGGCTCAGGAAGGACAGAAATCTGGGCAGAAGCATGGGCAGACTGAGACTGCTCGAGGTGTACTGCACGGAAGTCCTGAAAGCAAAGGCCAAAATCTCCCAGGGGGAAGACGTGACCCGTTTCTTTGAAGCACAGAGTCGAGACCTGGACCCTTCTTTTCCAGAAAACAG CATCATAATCTTGCCTTctgaaatgggagagagaaaagaggagacACCCAAGACATCCAACCCAACGATCACGCAGCCGGTTATCTCCCAGAGCTACAGATGCATTGAAGCCTTTGAAACCAAAGACACAAAGAACAGGCCCTTTCAAGTCTCCAAGGGGGAAATGCTCGAAGTGCTCATGAAGGACGGCACAG gatGGTGGCTCGTGGAAAATGACAAGAAGCAAATTGCCTGGTTCCCAGCTCCATACCTGGAGGAGACCGAGCAGACATCGATTGCCAGAGAAGCCAACGAGGAAG agCTGCTGTATTACATCACTCGCTCCTACAAAGCAAAGAATCAGGATGAACACTCTGTCAACATCGGGGTCGTCGTGGAAGTGCTGGAGAAATCGGACAACGGCTGGTGGCTTGTCTG GTATAACGGAAGCGCTGGGTACATCCCCTCCATGTTCCTCCGGCCGTACAAAAACCCACACAGTAAATTCCTTACTCTGGCCAGCAGCAGCCTGTGCATCTCCACTCCAAACCTCTCCGAAGTCACCACCCTCTCCCGAAGGAAAACCTCCGACCAGCAGAAAGGCAGCCACCTGGATGCAACTCAGTCTCACTTGACCAACGacatggagggaggggaagacagTCCTCTCAGCCGAATGAGGTCTCGGTCTCTCAGTGGGGCCGCAGCCACCGCAGGCGCTGCTGCTTCGGCCTTTGACCGCGACAACTTGTCTGATAGCTCGGGAAACGTGAGTGAGCAGGGATTGTATTGGTCCCAGAAGACGGAGGCCCAGAGCTTGGGGAACATCCCCCGACCTGCCGCAGGGGCCCAAGACAGACCTCTTCTTGACAGCAAGCAGCGCAGCGACTCCGGCTTTGGAGAGGACCCGTTTGTCTGTGCAGATAATTCGCTCTGTTCTGATTCTGAGTGTGTGCCTGATGGCCCAAGGGTGCCCCCACGACCCTCGGCCCAAGAAATCCTCCAGAAGTGCAGCACTGTGACCAGAAGGGCCATGCAGGGGGCACGGCCCAGACCCACTCTGCCTGCTTGCTCTCAGAGTCACCAGTGA